The following are encoded together in the Vicinamibacteria bacterium genome:
- a CDS encoding efflux RND transporter periplasmic adaptor subunit: MRRTVFLIAAVTLGGLLAFRVYQESGAGTDGSKGGGPGGPGSRAQLVEAATPESSRITERVSLVGSLRAAQRVEVTPKLSGRVVEIRVDRGDWVGAGQVIARLEDDELRQQVRRAEAALQVAEASVAQREAELAGRQLELDRLQNLARDGVVSSQQLQQAETNLQVSNAQKALAFAQVAQAEAELEELRIRLGQTAIVSPLTGSVAQRYIDVGALVSSSTPVVLILDLSTVKTVVNVPEREINKIAVGNQAKVVVDALAGREFAGRVLRISPLLDAQTRTAPVEIELDNRDGLLKAEMFARVDLNLQAERDALMIPRDSLVYRSNRPGVFVIDGESARFQAVVTGVAEGDRIEVLSGLSPGETIVARGANLLKTGDSVRVMHPEGD; encoded by the coding sequence ATGCGTAGAACGGTTTTCCTAATCGCGGCCGTGACGCTCGGCGGGCTCCTGGCGTTCCGGGTCTACCAGGAGTCCGGCGCCGGAACCGACGGCTCGAAGGGTGGAGGTCCGGGCGGGCCGGGATCTCGCGCTCAGCTGGTCGAGGCGGCGACACCCGAGTCGAGTCGGATCACCGAGCGGGTCTCTCTGGTGGGCTCCCTCCGCGCCGCACAGCGGGTGGAGGTGACTCCCAAGCTCAGCGGGCGGGTCGTCGAGATCCGGGTCGACCGGGGCGACTGGGTGGGGGCGGGGCAGGTCATTGCCCGACTCGAGGACGACGAGCTGCGTCAGCAGGTTCGACGCGCCGAAGCTGCCCTGCAGGTAGCCGAGGCGTCGGTCGCGCAGCGTGAAGCCGAGCTCGCCGGAAGACAGCTCGAGCTGGACCGGTTGCAGAACCTCGCCCGCGACGGCGTCGTCTCCTCGCAGCAGCTACAGCAGGCCGAGACCAACCTTCAGGTGTCGAACGCGCAGAAAGCTCTTGCTTTTGCCCAGGTGGCCCAGGCCGAGGCGGAGCTCGAAGAGCTCAGAATTCGCCTCGGTCAGACGGCGATCGTCTCTCCGCTCACCGGCTCGGTGGCGCAGCGTTACATCGATGTCGGGGCACTCGTCTCCTCTTCCACTCCGGTCGTGCTGATTCTCGATCTTTCCACCGTGAAGACCGTGGTCAACGTCCCCGAGCGTGAGATCAACAAGATCGCGGTGGGCAACCAGGCCAAGGTGGTCGTCGATGCTCTCGCCGGCCGGGAGTTCGCCGGCCGAGTCCTGCGGATCTCGCCTCTTCTCGACGCCCAGACCCGCACCGCGCCGGTAGAGATCGAGCTCGACAACCGCGACGGCCTTCTCAAGGCGGAGATGTTCGCCCGGGTGGACTTGAACCTCCAGGCCGAACGGGACGCACTCATGATTCCCCGGGACTCTCTCGTCTATCGGAGCAATCGGCCCGGGGTCTTCGTGATCGACGGCGAATCCGCGCGATTCCAAGCCGTCGTGACAGGGGTTGCCGAAGGCGATCGCATCGAAGTCCTATCGGGTCTGAGCCCAGGCGAGACCATTGTCGCTCGCGGCGCCAACCTTCTGAAGACCGGTGATTCGGTTCGCGTCATGCACCCGGAGGGAGATTAA